The segment GCAGCAGCGCGAGGGCGCCGAGGACGGCCAGCGTCGCGACCGTGCCGCGCCGCGCCGACTCGAAATAGAACCACGCGCTGAGCCAGCCGGCGAGCACCGCGAGCACCGAGACCTGGGTCGGCGTGACGGGGGTGCGCCGCAGCGCCTGGACGATGAGGAAGCCCAGCGGCCGGATGAGGTAGATGTCCCCCACCTCCTCGACGGCCCGCGGCTTGGCCATCCTGCGGTAGTCGGCCCTGGCCTGCTTCCAGCCCACGAAATCCCCCCCTCGCTGCGCGGCCTCCGTGCGGAGGCAGGTTATAGCAGAACCCGCGCGTGCGTGACAATCGCGGCCGGGGGGGCGCCGCGCCCAGACCGGCGCTTCTGCTATCATGCGACCCATGTCCGGGGAGGCGCAGGTCGGGGGGCCGCAGTATGACCGCACGGGGCGCTACTTCATCCTCGGGGCGCTGGCCGTGGCGCTCTTCCTCGCCTGGAAGCTCTTCCGGCCCTTCTTCTCCGCGATCGCGATAGCGGCGATCCTCGACATCATCTTCTACCCCTTCTTCGACCGGCTGCGGCGGTCCTTCGGCGGCAGGGGCGGCCCGGCGGCCGCGCTCACCGTCGTGGTCGTCGTCCTCGTGGTCATCGTGCCGGTGGTGATCGTCGGCTTCCTCGTGACCAAGCAGGCGGTCGACCTCTACCAGTCGCTGACCGCGCGGGCGGCGGACGCGAGCCTCCTCGACGGGCTGCTGCGGATTCGCGACTGGGACGCCGCCGAGGCCTGGCTCAGCGCCCACGCGCCCTGGCTGGACGTCAAGGCGCTGAACCTCAAGGGGATCGCGATCAGCTTCCTCGGCAAGGTCAGCGACTACGGCGTGCGCATGGGCACCTCGGTCGCCTCCAACGTCGTGACCTCGGTCGGGACGTTCGCCGTCGTGCTCTTCTCGCTCTTCTTCTTCCTGCTCGACGGCGGGCGGTTCGCGCGCTGGGCCTCAGGGCTGGTGCCCCTGCACGACGACCACCTGCAGCAGCTGCAGCGGACCTTCGTGGGCATCGTCAAGTCCGCCGTGGTCGGCAGCGGCGTCGTCGCGCTCGTCCAGGGGGTCCTCGGCGGGTCGGCCTTCTGGCTTGTCGGGCTCCCGGGGACGCTCTGGGGGGCGGTCATGGCGTTCATGAGTCTCGTGCCGGTCGTC is part of the bacterium genome and harbors:
- a CDS encoding AI-2E family transporter → MSGEAQVGGPQYDRTGRYFILGALAVALFLAWKLFRPFFSAIAIAAILDIIFYPFFDRLRRSFGGRGGPAAALTVVVVVLVVIVPVVIVGFLVTKQAVDLYQSLTARAADASLLDGLLRIRDWDAAEAWLSAHAPWLDVKALNLKGIAISFLGKVSDYGVRMGTSVASNVVTSVGTFAVVLFSLFFFLLDGGRFARWASGLVPLHDDHLQQLQRTFVGIVKSAVVGSGVVALVQGVLGGSAFWLVGLPGTLWGAVMAFMSLVPVVGCAIVWLPAALILFAQGHTGAALFLLLWGFIVISSVDNVVRILVVKGPVEMHPLLIFFSVLGGIQFAGMLGVVFGPLIVAVVQALLEIFRCEFMEPPAPPAGQAG